In the Pelotomaculum isophthalicicum JI genome, one interval contains:
- the argS gene encoding arginine--tRNA ligase, producing MGGIVEEVSSGLARALAGALESARGRGSVKVDQVPEFTVEVPREKDHGDFAANLAMLLARPARMAPRKIAEILVNNFSLTGTWVERVEIAGPGFINFYLKPAWVYEILPKIIALRENYGRLDEGKGKRVQVEFVSANPTGLLHMGNARGAALGDSIASILDFAGFSVTREFYINDAGNQIENFGLSLEARYMQLLGLDVPFPEDGYHGEDLVGTVQSFIGRHGDAFLKVEAGERRAALVEYALNEKLEAIKRVLRDFGVRYDVWFSERFLHESGAVKDTLNLLREQGHIYESEEALWFKASAFGAEKDEVLVRSNGIPTYFATDIAYHLNKFQRGFERVIDIWGADHHGHVARMKGAVAAVGYDPAALEVVIMQLVRLYKGGELVRMSKRSGQFVTLEELVEDVGKDAARYFFVMRSSDSHLDFDLDLAKAETNENPVYYIQYAHARICSILRQCKEQGGKVPDPAEVDFSLLKEESEFALARKLADFPGEVASAAKGLAPQRIARYAHELAGLLHSFYNANRVITADQALSGARLVLVDATRITLQNALRLLGLTAPQRM from the coding sequence ATGGGCGGCATAGTTGAAGAAGTAAGTTCCGGTCTGGCCCGTGCCCTGGCCGGAGCCCTGGAATCTGCCCGCGGCAGAGGGTCTGTCAAAGTTGATCAAGTGCCGGAATTTACGGTGGAAGTGCCCCGTGAAAAAGACCACGGTGATTTTGCCGCCAACCTGGCCATGCTGCTAGCCAGACCGGCCCGTATGGCGCCTCGCAAAATAGCGGAAATCCTAGTCAATAACTTTTCCTTAACCGGGACCTGGGTGGAACGGGTAGAAATCGCCGGCCCCGGTTTTATTAATTTTTACCTTAAACCTGCCTGGGTCTACGAGATTCTTCCCAAGATTATTGCCTTGCGGGAAAACTACGGACGTTTAGACGAGGGAAAGGGTAAAAGAGTTCAGGTGGAATTTGTCAGCGCCAATCCCACCGGCCTGCTGCACATGGGAAACGCCCGCGGGGCCGCGTTGGGAGACAGCATCGCTTCGATTCTGGACTTTGCGGGTTTTTCTGTTACCCGTGAGTTTTACATAAACGATGCCGGCAATCAGATTGAAAACTTCGGCCTTTCCCTGGAAGCCCGCTATATGCAGCTGTTAGGCCTGGATGTGCCGTTCCCGGAAGATGGCTATCATGGAGAGGACCTTGTCGGTACTGTTCAGAGCTTTATTGGCCGTCACGGAGACGCTTTCCTAAAGGTTGAAGCAGGAGAGCGGCGGGCGGCCTTAGTGGAATATGCCCTCAACGAAAAACTGGAAGCCATCAAGCGCGTACTGCGGGATTTCGGCGTCCGGTACGATGTCTGGTTTTCCGAGCGGTTTCTGCACGAGTCCGGGGCGGTCAAGGACACCTTGAATTTATTGCGGGAACAGGGCCATATTTATGAGAGTGAAGAAGCCCTGTGGTTTAAAGCAAGTGCTTTCGGCGCGGAAAAGGACGAGGTGCTGGTGCGCTCCAATGGCATACCAACCTATTTCGCGACTGATATAGCCTATCACCTGAACAAGTTCCAGCGGGGCTTCGAGCGGGTGATCGATATCTGGGGCGCCGACCACCACGGTCACGTGGCCCGGATGAAGGGCGCCGTTGCGGCCGTGGGTTACGACCCGGCGGCCCTGGAAGTTGTCATTATGCAGCTTGTCCGTCTTTACAAGGGCGGTGAACTGGTGCGCATGTCCAAGCGGAGCGGGCAATTTGTGACCCTGGAAGAACTGGTGGAGGATGTCGGCAAGGACGCCGCCCGTTACTTTTTTGTTATGCGCAGTTCCGACAGCCACCTGGATTTTGACCTCGATCTGGCCAAAGCGGAAACCAATGAGAATCCGGTTTATTACATCCAGTATGCTCACGCCCGCATTTGCAGCATTCTTAGGCAGTGCAAAGAACAGGGCGGCAAAGTGCCGGACCCGGCTGAAGTTGATTTTAGCCTGCTCAAGGAAGAGAGTGAGTTTGCCCTGGCGAGGAAGCTGGCAGACTTCCCGGGAGAGGTAGCCTCCGCCGCCAAGGGGCTCGCGCCGCAGCGCATCGCGCGCTACGCTCATGAACTGGCCGGCCTTTTGCACAGCTTTTACAACGCCAACCGGGTGATTACCGCGGACCAAGCCTTGTCCGGCGCCCGTTTGGTGCTGGTGGACGCCACCCGGATTACCCTGCAAAATGCCCTGCGTCTTCTGGGGCTAACCGCGCCGCAGCGTATGTAA
- the rho gene encoding transcription termination factor Rho produces MNYSELENKTMVELYKIAKGLELPAYYKLRKKELIFEILKVQTQKDGLLFAQGVLEILPDGYGFLRPLQYLPSHDDIYVSASQIRRFDLRTGDLVGGQVRKPKETERYFALLRVEQVNGIDPEQSGERFHFDGLTPLYPMQRITLETEPDKLSTRIIDLVAPIGKGQRGLIVSPPKAGKTILLKEIANSITRNHPEIVLMVLLIDERPEEVTDIERSVNGEVVSSTFDEPPENHVKVADMVLERVKRLVEHKYDVVILLDSITRLARAHNLVVPPSGRTLSGGVDPASLHKPKRFFGAARNIEEGGSLTILATALIETGSRMDDVIFEEFKGTGNMELILDRRLAERRIFPAIDVHRSGTRKEELLLSKDELEMIWQFRKATSGANSLEAMEMLLEQIKRTKTNHDLLHAFRHLRRAEAVAATRAESSRKNAYNNIGT; encoded by the coding sequence TTGAATTATTCCGAGCTTGAGAACAAGACCATGGTTGAGTTGTATAAGATTGCTAAAGGTCTTGAACTGCCGGCATATTATAAATTGCGAAAAAAAGAGTTAATCTTTGAAATTTTAAAAGTTCAGACCCAAAAAGACGGCCTCTTGTTTGCACAAGGGGTTCTGGAAATACTGCCTGACGGTTATGGTTTTCTAAGGCCCTTACAGTACTTGCCCAGTCATGACGATATATATGTTTCCGCTTCCCAGATCAGGCGTTTTGATTTACGCACAGGTGACCTGGTAGGCGGGCAGGTGCGGAAGCCAAAGGAAACCGAGCGGTATTTCGCCTTGTTGAGAGTGGAACAAGTTAATGGTATTGACCCGGAGCAATCCGGTGAAAGATTTCACTTCGACGGGCTGACGCCCCTCTACCCCATGCAGCGCATCACCTTGGAAACTGAACCGGATAAATTATCCACCCGCATTATTGATTTGGTAGCCCCAATTGGTAAAGGCCAGCGTGGCTTGATTGTATCCCCGCCCAAAGCAGGAAAGACTATTCTCCTTAAAGAAATCGCCAATAGCATTACCAGGAACCACCCGGAAATTGTCTTGATGGTGCTGTTAATCGATGAGCGGCCGGAAGAAGTCACCGACATTGAGCGTTCGGTGAACGGTGAAGTAGTCAGTTCCACTTTTGACGAGCCGCCGGAAAACCATGTCAAAGTTGCGGATATGGTCTTGGAACGGGTAAAACGTTTGGTGGAGCATAAATATGATGTGGTTATCCTTCTTGACAGCATTACCCGCCTGGCGAGAGCGCATAACCTGGTAGTGCCGCCCAGCGGCCGCACTCTTTCCGGCGGTGTGGACCCCGCCTCACTGCATAAGCCGAAACGTTTTTTCGGCGCGGCGCGTAATATTGAAGAAGGCGGCAGTTTGACGATTTTGGCCACAGCCCTGATTGAGACAGGCAGCCGGATGGATGATGTGATCTTTGAGGAATTTAAAGGCACCGGAAATATGGAACTGATTCTGGACAGGCGCCTGGCGGAAAGAAGAATTTTCCCGGCTATTGATGTCCACCGGTCGGGTACGCGCAAGGAAGAATTGTTGCTGTCAAAAGATGAATTGGAAATGATTTGGCAGTTTCGCAAAGCAACCAGCGGCGCGAATTCATTGGAAGCTATGGAAATGCTGCTGGAACAGATCAAGCGCACCAAGACCAACCACGACTTGCTGCACGCCTTCCGCCACCTGCGACGCGCTGAGGCGGTTGCCGCAACGCGAGCTGAGTCCTCCCGTAAAAACGCTTACAACAACATAGGTACTTAA
- a CDS encoding CTP synthase, with the protein MAKFIFVTGGVVSSLGKGITAASLGRLLKCRGLKVAIQKLDPYINVDPGTMSPYQHGEVFVTEDGAETDLDLGHYERFIDINIFRNCNVTTGGIYSSVINKERRGDYLGGTVQVIPHITNEIKERVRSVADESGADIIITEIGGTVGDIESLPFLEAIRQLKGNLGKNNVVYIHVTLVPYLRAANELKTKPTQHSVKELRSIGIQPDVIVCRSERPLSKEMEDKLALFCDIDKDAVIQAVDAPSIYEVPLMLEEEGLADIVLDKLGIATGPPDLTEWQEMVVKMKNLRYTTTIGLVGKYVSLPDAYLSVAEALRHAGFYNESAIKIKWIDSEEVERAKVEDFLADVDGVLVPGGFGDRGIEGKIEAIRYARENKVPYLGLCLGMQLAVVEFARNVLNWQGANSIEFNPDTPYPVIDLLPEQKTLDQMGGTMRLGHYPCMLQPGSLARQAYQEEIIEERHRHRYEMNNIYREDFARGGLAFTGTRPDGYLVEIIELTGHPWFVATQFHPEFKSRPNRPHPLFREFIGAARKFAERSK; encoded by the coding sequence ATGGCCAAATTCATATTTGTCACCGGCGGGGTTGTTTCTTCGCTGGGAAAGGGAATTACGGCCGCCTCCCTAGGGCGTCTGTTAAAATGCCGCGGGCTGAAGGTAGCCATTCAGAAACTGGACCCGTATATTAACGTTGACCCAGGTACCATGAGCCCTTATCAACACGGAGAAGTTTTTGTCACTGAGGACGGCGCGGAAACCGATCTGGACCTTGGGCACTATGAGCGGTTTATTGATATAAATATCTTCAGAAACTGCAACGTCACTACCGGAGGAATATATTCTTCAGTAATAAACAAGGAGCGCAGGGGTGACTACCTGGGCGGCACGGTGCAGGTAATTCCCCATATCACCAATGAAATTAAGGAGCGGGTGCGCAGTGTGGCCGATGAATCAGGCGCCGATATAATCATTACCGAGATCGGCGGGACTGTCGGCGACATTGAGTCACTGCCCTTTTTAGAAGCCATCCGCCAGTTGAAGGGCAATCTCGGTAAAAATAATGTGGTTTATATCCATGTTACCCTGGTTCCGTACCTGAGAGCAGCTAACGAGTTGAAAACCAAGCCCACTCAGCACAGCGTCAAAGAACTCAGGAGCATCGGCATCCAGCCGGATGTGATTGTCTGCCGCAGCGAGCGGCCTCTTTCCAAAGAAATGGAAGATAAACTGGCATTATTCTGTGATATTGACAAGGACGCGGTGATCCAGGCTGTAGACGCTCCGTCTATTTATGAGGTTCCCTTGATGCTTGAAGAAGAAGGCCTGGCTGATATTGTGCTGGACAAACTGGGTATCGCCACCGGCCCGCCGGATTTGACCGAGTGGCAGGAAATGGTGGTAAAGATGAAAAACTTACGCTATACTACCACCATAGGTCTGGTGGGAAAATACGTCTCTCTGCCCGACGCTTACCTGAGCGTCGCGGAAGCCCTGCGTCACGCGGGCTTTTATAATGAGTCGGCGATCAAGATCAAATGGATTGACTCAGAAGAAGTTGAACGCGCAAAAGTTGAGGATTTTTTGGCTGATGTTGACGGCGTTCTGGTGCCTGGCGGTTTTGGAGACCGTGGCATTGAAGGCAAGATCGAGGCCATCCGGTATGCCCGTGAGAATAAAGTGCCCTACCTGGGCCTTTGCCTCGGAATGCAGCTTGCCGTAGTGGAGTTTGCCCGCAATGTTTTGAACTGGCAGGGGGCGAACAGTATAGAGTTTAACCCCGATACGCCTTATCCGGTTATAGACCTGCTGCCGGAACAAAAAACACTCGACCAGATGGGGGGAACCATGCGTTTGGGCCACTACCCGTGCATGCTTCAACCCGGCTCACTAGCCCGGCAGGCATACCAGGAGGAAATAATTGAAGAAAGGCACCGCCACCGTTATGAGATGAACAATATTTACCGGGAGGATTTTGCGCGTGGCGGCCTCGCATTTACCGGCACGCGGCCTGACGGTTATTTGGTGGAGATTATTGAACTGACCGGCCACCCCTGGTTTGTGGCTACCCAGTTTCACCCCGAGTTTAAATCCCGGCCCAACCGGCCGCATCCGTTATTCAGAGAATTTATCGGGGCGGCCCGGAAGTTTGCGGAGCGAAGTAAATAA
- the gvpN gene encoding gas vesicle protein GvpN: MPAGQSEKTSWENEIFIETPYIRNIENRAMMYLEAGFPVHLSGPSGTGKTSLALNIAKNMGRPVTLIHGNEDFSTTDLVGGNVGYRRKKVIDDYINYVHSITESLQQQWLDGRITTACRNGHILIYDEFTRSRAEVNNILLSILEEKTLSLPSFQNEGQDLKVHPQFKAIFTSNPVEYAGIHKAQVALSDRLITLELDDFDFDSEVAITAAKSGLDTEVAERIVRVMRMFRETCGYPVVASVRTSIKIARVMSVHHLSPVSGEQTFGQVCIDILLSLIPGVSGREREKLVGLVEGIVDSCFQH; the protein is encoded by the coding sequence ATGCCGGCAGGACAATCGGAAAAAACTTCTTGGGAGAATGAAATTTTTATTGAAACCCCCTATATCAGGAATATTGAAAATCGCGCCATGATGTACCTGGAGGCAGGTTTTCCGGTGCATTTAAGCGGGCCGTCTGGCACCGGTAAAACTTCCCTGGCCTTAAATATCGCCAAAAATATGGGCCGCCCGGTAACGTTGATCCACGGAAATGAAGACTTCTCGACAACTGATTTGGTGGGTGGCAATGTAGGTTACCGGCGCAAAAAAGTAATTGACGATTACATCAACTACGTTCACTCCATTACAGAGAGCTTGCAGCAGCAGTGGCTGGACGGGCGGATAACGACAGCCTGCCGCAACGGCCATATATTGATCTACGATGAATTTACCCGTTCCAGGGCGGAAGTTAATAATATACTGCTTTCGATTTTGGAGGAAAAAACCCTGAGCCTGCCCAGTTTTCAGAACGAGGGACAGGATCTGAAAGTACACCCTCAGTTTAAAGCTATTTTTACCAGTAATCCGGTGGAATACGCTGGTATTCACAAGGCGCAGGTTGCTCTTTCCGACAGGTTGATTACCCTTGAGCTTGATGATTTTGATTTTGATTCAGAGGTAGCCATAACTGCGGCAAAGTCCGGTCTGGATACTGAAGTTGCGGAAAGAATTGTACGTGTGATGAGGATGTTCAGGGAGACTTGCGGTTACCCGGTTGTCGCCTCCGTACGGACCAGCATAAAAATTGCCAGGGTGATGTCGGTACACCATTTGTCCCCGGTTAGTGGTGAACAGACATTCGGGCAAGTTTGCATAGATATCCTGCTCTCTCTGATTCCTGGAGTCAGTGGGCGGGAGAGGGAAAAACTTGTGGGTTTGGTAGAGGGTATAGTGGATTCTTGTTTTCAGCATTAA
- a CDS encoding GvpL/GvpF family gas vesicle protein, producing MAKKKEGKYLYGIIETRDKRSFGNIGIGGREDIVYTINYRDLAVVASNTPVIIYDPVKENAFAHQRVISDVMEEFDIVPMSFGIISESTEEIINLMKKNYVKFKREIAKIRGKVELGLKIYWKKDSFVKEIQEVNSSISDVKEKLTRENPDAAYYGRIDLGKMVEAAAGEKRNYYHGQIFEPLEKMAVSARKNDIVTPRMVLNASFLVAKEKEPEFDLAVEEIYQQYQDNLDIKYTGPWPPYNFINLKINL from the coding sequence TTGGCGAAAAAAAAAGAGGGTAAATATCTTTACGGTATTATTGAAACAAGGGACAAAAGAAGTTTTGGCAACATAGGCATCGGTGGCCGGGAGGATATTGTATATACGATTAATTACCGGGATTTGGCGGTTGTGGCTAGCAACACTCCGGTAATTATTTATGATCCTGTTAAAGAAAACGCCTTCGCCCACCAGAGAGTCATATCAGACGTGATGGAAGAATTCGATATCGTTCCGATGAGTTTCGGGATTATATCTGAAAGCACGGAAGAAATAATCAACCTGATGAAAAAAAATTATGTCAAATTTAAAAGAGAGATTGCTAAAATCAGAGGTAAAGTTGAACTTGGTTTAAAAATTTACTGGAAAAAAGATTCATTCGTTAAAGAAATACAGGAAGTTAACAGTTCTATCTCAGATGTTAAGGAAAAACTCACCCGAGAGAATCCCGATGCCGCCTATTACGGCAGGATTGATTTGGGGAAAATGGTTGAAGCGGCGGCTGGTGAGAAAAGAAACTATTATCACGGGCAAATATTCGAACCTCTGGAAAAGATGGCTGTTTCTGCCCGGAAGAATGATATTGTTACGCCCAGAATGGTGTTAAATGCTTCATTCCTGGTAGCCAAAGAAAAAGAACCGGAATTTGACCTGGCAGTCGAGGAAATCTACCAACAGTATCAGGACAATTTAGATATTAAATATACCGGCCCATGGCCCCCGTACAATTTTATAAACCTTAAAATAAATTTATGA
- a CDS encoding M23 family metallopeptidase produces the protein MKHKTILGVVAFSVITALAILWAECPAGARLDERILEGAPYTTPPPVVAAATQSLYEIKTGDTLCDIARGKGVSVEALAKANDLADPDNILAGQFIRVPADNVVHQIQPGETLLSIAGLYNVDVNALASRNELSDVNNIIAGRQLLIPRGATSQEATLPVAGSQVRQLAWPLLGTITSPFGARDGSPHEGIDIAAEENTPMRAAAPGKVVFAGPRGTYGLAVIIDHGNGLRTLYAHCAKLLVTEGSVVDTNTIIALAGSTGRSTGPHLHLEVLQNGVPLDPLNWLERRSYYS, from the coding sequence ATGAAACATAAAACTATATTGGGGGTTGTTGCCTTCTCAGTCATCACGGCGCTGGCTATCCTGTGGGCTGAATGCCCGGCCGGCGCCCGGCTGGACGAGCGTATTCTTGAGGGAGCTCCTTACACTACGCCGCCGCCGGTTGTCGCAGCCGCAACCCAAAGCTTATATGAGATAAAAACCGGTGACACCCTTTGCGATATTGCCAGAGGGAAAGGGGTGTCCGTGGAAGCTCTAGCGAAGGCCAATGATCTGGCTGATCCGGACAATATCCTTGCCGGCCAATTTATTAGAGTGCCCGCGGATAACGTTGTGCACCAGATTCAGCCGGGGGAAACCTTGCTAAGCATTGCGGGGCTGTATAATGTAGACGTGAATGCGCTCGCGTCCCGGAACGAACTGTCCGATGTCAATAACATTATTGCCGGCAGGCAACTGCTGATCCCGCGCGGCGCTACAAGCCAAGAAGCAACTCTGCCGGTTGCCGGCTCGCAGGTTAGGCAGTTGGCCTGGCCGCTGTTGGGCACGATTACCTCGCCTTTCGGCGCCAGAGACGGCTCACCGCACGAAGGCATTGACATCGCCGCGGAGGAGAATACCCCGATGCGGGCGGCGGCCCCCGGCAAGGTGGTCTTTGCCGGCCCCAGGGGAACCTACGGGCTGGCGGTGATTATCGACCACGGCAACGGGCTGCGCACGCTATACGCTCACTGCGCGAAACTGCTTGTAACTGAAGGAAGCGTTGTCGACACCAACACCATTATCGCCCTGGCCGGCAGCACCGGCCGTTCCACCGGACCCCACCTGCACCTGGAGGTGCTGCAGAACGGCGTCCCGCTCGACCCGCTGAACTGGCTGGAGCGGAGGAGTTATTACAGCTAA
- a CDS encoding DUF2062 domain-containing protein: MLSESDLYCKKKITSRIVESVKNYYRKMMELPDSPQKIACGVAMGLSFDFLPIPIISIPLSYLVARLIRCNPVAAVATVVFFKLAVPFFYTLDLLTGNALLGSMTGPDIAIAGDNMFSPLLSGIAEHGYPFLAGSLVNAVAVFLPVYFLLKYLLKRKQRKGV; this comes from the coding sequence GTGTTATCTGAAAGTGACCTTTACTGCAAAAAAAAAATTACTTCCAGGATTGTGGAATCAGTTAAGAATTATTACCGCAAGATGATGGAACTGCCTGACTCGCCCCAAAAGATAGCCTGCGGTGTAGCCATGGGATTGTCTTTTGATTTTCTCCCGATACCTATCATCAGCATTCCGCTATCTTACCTGGTAGCCCGTCTGATCCGCTGCAACCCGGTGGCGGCGGTTGCCACAGTTGTGTTTTTTAAGCTGGCGGTGCCGTTTTTCTATACCTTGGATCTGTTGACGGGAAATGCCTTGTTGGGTAGTATGACCGGACCGGATATTGCAATTGCCGGTGATAATATGTTCAGCCCCTTATTGTCGGGAATTGCCGAACATGGCTACCCGTTTCTGGCGGGCAGCCTGGTTAACGCTGTGGCGGTTTTTTTGCCCGTATATTTTTTGCTGAAGTATTTACTGAAGAGGAAACAGCGAAAGGGCGTATAA
- a CDS encoding Yip1 family protein codes for MDVNLDREDGEVTDINLEFEQSPGGGEPRRQDFLELVYGVLFDPLRTLEAVAKKPPVALAFLIFTVICILDVTMGLLTVSRAMTAGLYNNDLENFLSSFRALAPLGAVFGLFWGYLKWFGYSAFIHLAAELLGGKGVATGVLVVVGLAGMPSIFMVPVNLLSLWLGTGGLIIIALAGLATVVWSVVLLVIGLKQVHGLTAGRSFLVVVSPFLLLLVLFIIIIAALVAVAASMPFGMHNPVYF; via the coding sequence TTGGACGTTAATCTCGACCGGGAAGACGGTGAAGTAACTGATATTAACTTGGAATTTGAACAGTCCCCCGGCGGAGGCGAGCCTCGCCGCCAGGATTTTTTAGAACTGGTTTACGGTGTGCTTTTTGATCCGTTGAGAACCCTGGAAGCTGTCGCAAAAAAGCCGCCGGTTGCCCTCGCTTTCCTGATATTTACTGTCATATGTATTCTAGACGTTACAATGGGGCTGCTTACCGTTTCACGGGCAATGACTGCAGGTCTTTACAACAACGATTTAGAAAATTTCCTGTCGTCTTTCCGGGCGCTGGCTCCTTTGGGAGCAGTCTTCGGCCTGTTCTGGGGCTATTTGAAATGGTTTGGCTACAGCGCTTTCATACACCTTGCAGCTGAATTGCTAGGCGGGAAAGGCGTCGCTACGGGTGTTTTGGTGGTCGTAGGGCTGGCCGGCATGCCATCCATCTTTATGGTTCCGGTTAATTTGTTGTCCTTGTGGCTGGGTACGGGCGGATTGATTATAATCGCGCTGGCAGGGTTGGCGACAGTGGTATGGAGCGTTGTCCTGCTGGTGATCGGTCTGAAGCAGGTGCACGGATTAACCGCAGGCCGGTCGTTCCTGGTTGTGGTATCACCTTTTTTGCTCCTTCTGGTTTTATTCATCATTATAATTGCGGCGCTGGTGGCTGTTGCGGCGTCAATGCCTTTTGGCATGCACAACCCCGTTTACTTTTAG
- a CDS encoding gas vesicle protein GvpG: MFILDDLMMAPWRFFYFVVEKIHDQAMAELLDESVITRQLLEAQIRYDMGEIDDEEYGKIEEVLINRLHTARELKLQLAEEESENLDESEYGVIETDNLEEDEDEYEEIEDSEEIEVNFAGFMED; this comes from the coding sequence ATGTTTATACTTGACGACTTGATGATGGCGCCCTGGCGTTTTTTTTATTTTGTTGTTGAGAAAATACATGATCAAGCCATGGCGGAACTTTTGGATGAATCAGTAATCACCCGCCAGTTGCTGGAAGCGCAGATTCGTTATGATATGGGTGAAATTGATGATGAAGAATACGGAAAAATCGAAGAGGTGTTGATCAATCGCTTGCACACGGCCAGGGAATTAAAACTGCAACTGGCGGAAGAAGAATCCGAAAACCTTGATGAAAGTGAATACGGAGTTATAGAAACTGATAATCTTGAAGAAGATGAAGACGAATATGAAGAAATAGAAGATTCTGAGGAAATTGAAGTTAATTTCGCCGGATTTATGGAAGACTGA
- the fsa gene encoding fructose-6-phosphate aldolase codes for MKLFIDTANVEEIREAYSLGVICGVTTNPSLIAKEGRNFAEVVREIVSIVDGPISAEVVGTEAPVMVEEALELSAIHPNIVIKIPMTAEGLKATKILAEKGIHTNVTLIFSANQALLAARAGATYVSPFVGRLDDISQDGIELICDIVDIFDRYALATEIITASVRHPVHVTAAAKAGSHIATVPYKVIMQMIKHPLTDAGIKKFLEDWETVKNK; via the coding sequence ATTAAGCTTTTTATTGATACGGCAAACGTGGAAGAAATCAGAGAGGCATATTCGCTCGGGGTTATTTGCGGTGTTACCACCAACCCGTCGTTAATCGCTAAAGAAGGCCGTAATTTCGCTGAAGTAGTCCGTGAGATTGTATCAATTGTGGACGGGCCGATTAGCGCCGAAGTAGTCGGCACGGAAGCCCCGGTTATGGTCGAAGAAGCTTTGGAACTTTCTGCCATACACCCCAATATAGTGATCAAAATTCCCATGACAGCTGAAGGGTTGAAGGCTACGAAAATTTTGGCCGAAAAAGGTATTCACACCAATGTTACCCTAATCTTTTCCGCTAATCAAGCCCTGCTGGCTGCCCGCGCCGGAGCTACTTACGTCAGTCCGTTTGTAGGGCGTTTGGATGATATCAGCCAGGATGGGATCGAGCTTATTTGCGACATTGTTGATATATTCGACCGGTATGCGCTAGCCACCGAGATCATCACCGCCAGCGTTCGCCACCCGGTTCACGTTACTGCGGCGGCGAAGGCCGGCTCTCATATTGCTACAGTTCCTTACAAAGTGATTATGCAAATGATCAAACACCCCTTGACCGATGCCGGTATAAAAAAATTCCTTGAAGACTGGGAAACTGTAAAAAATAAATAA
- the sppA gene encoding signal peptide peptidase SppA: MSRKIIAGIILGLVALSVVLSFNLRTGNRTPRQSGSDKGKVGVIYIEGTIASGQSDTGLLSSGVSSEEIAATIRKAARDPEIGAVVIRLNSPGGTPAASQEIGLEIERLRQSGKKVVASMGDVAASGAYWVAACTDQIVANPGTMTGSIGVIMQTPNLQGLYDKLGISEETFKSGPYKDMGSSSRPVTTDERAIFQSMIDDIYNQFVDAVAKGRHKDVLEIRKLADGRVFTGRQAIELGLVDQLGDFHDAVLLAGKLAGLSGEPVIAELGYKNIWRNFLGGAWESILSGKSMPALTGGTSAYPYGLR, encoded by the coding sequence ATGAGCAGGAAGATAATCGCAGGCATAATTCTTGGACTGGTAGCTCTGTCGGTCGTTCTCTCGTTTAATTTGCGTACTGGGAACAGAACGCCCCGGCAGTCCGGCTCTGACAAGGGTAAAGTCGGTGTGATTTATATTGAGGGCACTATCGCGTCCGGTCAATCTGACACCGGATTGTTAAGCAGCGGTGTCAGTTCGGAAGAAATAGCCGCTACTATAAGAAAAGCTGCCCGGGATCCGGAGATAGGAGCCGTGGTAATAAGGCTGAACAGCCCTGGCGGTACTCCGGCAGCCTCGCAGGAAATCGGATTGGAAATTGAAAGATTGAGGCAATCGGGTAAAAAAGTAGTGGCCTCTATGGGGGACGTGGCGGCTTCCGGCGCTTACTGGGTCGCCGCGTGCACAGACCAAATCGTTGCCAACCCCGGTACGATGACCGGAAGTATCGGAGTCATTATGCAGACGCCAAATCTCCAGGGATTATACGATAAGCTGGGAATAAGCGAAGAAACTTTTAAGAGTGGCCCCTATAAGGATATGGGATCCTCATCCAGGCCGGTGACAACGGATGAGAGGGCTATTTTTCAATCGATGATTGACGATATTTACAACCAGTTTGTTGATGCTGTCGCGAAAGGCAGGCATAAAGACGTTTTAGAAATTAGAAAGCTGGCCGACGGCAGGGTTTTTACCGGGCGGCAGGCTATTGAACTCGGTTTGGTTGACCAGCTTGGCGATTTTCACGACGCGGTGCTATTGGCTGGAAAACTGGCGGGACTATCAGGTGAGCCGGTAATTGCTGAACTTGGTTATAAAAATATTTGGCGAAACTTTTTAGGGGGCGCCTGGGAAAGCATCCTATCAGGCAAAAGTATGCCGGCTTTAACCGGAGGAACGTCAGCTTATCCTTACGGGTTGAGATAA